A section of the Hevea brasiliensis isolate MT/VB/25A 57/8 chromosome 17, ASM3005281v1, whole genome shotgun sequence genome encodes:
- the LOC110631876 gene encoding tetrahydroberberine oxidase-like codes for MTFFYSVFPSMFPLLFVLLLSFSGATSAHTHEDFLQCLRLQSKYSASISKLVYTPIKSSYFDVLQFSIQNRRFNTTITPKPLVIVTPSNVSHVQAAVICSQKHGMHIRVRSGGHDYEGLSYVSVLPFVIIDLINLGSVSVDATSNTAWVEAGANLGKVYYSIAQKSGTSGFPAGTCPTVGIGGHISGGGYGTLLRKYGLAADNVIDAQLIDVNGRILDRASMGEDLFWAIRGGGGNTFGIVVAWKLNLVPVPDTVTVFTVEKTLEQYATQLVDRWQCVADKLHEDLFIRVILERVNSSSQPGKTTIRAAFNSLFLGKVDSLLPLMQESFPELGLVKEDCTEMSWIESVLYFAGFSRNTSLEILLNRTQPSVRFFKAKSDYVKEPMPKVALEGLWKRLFQLEMGSGQLIFSPYGGRMSEISESSVPFPHRAGNLYQIQHLAYWDEEGIKESRRHISWIRRLYSFVTPYVSKNPRLAYINYRDLDIGVNNLQGNTSYKQASIWGIKYFKINFDKLVHVKTQVDPANFFRNEQSIPPLSCGIIN; via the coding sequence ATGACTTTTTTCTATTCAGTATTTCCTTCAATGTTTCCATTACTTTTTGTTCTTCTCTTGTCTTTCTCAGGGGCAACTTCAGCTCACACCCATGAAGATTTTCTTCAATGTCTTCGCCTTCAATCCAAATACTCTGCCTCTATTTCCAAACTCGTCTACACTCCAATCAAGTCCTCCTACTTTGATGTCTTgcaattctcaatccaaaaccGAAGGTTCAACACCACCATCACCCCAAAACCTCTTGTCATTGTCACCCCTTCGAATGTTTCCCACGTCCAAGCTGCCGTCATTTGTTCTCAGAAACATGGCATGCATATTAGAGTTCGAAGCGGCGGCCATGATTATGAAGGTCTTTCCTACGTTTCTGTTCTCCCATTTGTCATTATTGATCTCATCAATCTTGGATCTGTCAGTGTTGATGCAACCAGCAACACTGCATGGGTTGAAGCTGGTGCAAATTTAggcaaagtttactattctattgctCAGAAAAGTGGAACTTCTGGCTTTCCGGCAGGTACTTGCCCTACTGTGGGGATCGGAGGGCACATCAGCGGTGGAGGTTATGGGACGTTGCTCCGTAAATACGGCCTCGCGGCAGATAATGTAATTGATGCACAGTTGATTGATGTTAATGGTAGAATCCTCGATAGAGCTTCAATGGGTGAAGATCTTTTCTGGGCTATTAGAGGAGGTGGAGGAAATACCTTTGGAATTGTTGTTGCATGGAAACTAAATTTGGTTCCAGTTCCAGATACAGTGACTGTGTTCACAGTGGAAAAAACCTTGGAACAATATGCAACCCAGCTTGTGGATCGGTGGCAATGTGTGGCAGATAAGCTTCATGAAGATCTGTTCATTAGAGTTATCTTAGAGCGAGTTAATTCTAGCAGTCAACCAGGAAAGACAACAATAAGAGCAGCATTTAATTCCTTGTTTCTTGGTAAAGTCGATAGTCTTCTTCCATTGATGCAAGAGAGCTTTCCTGAGCTGGGTTTAGTGAAAGAAGATTGCACCGAAATGAGCTGGATCGAGTCCGTCCTTTATTTTGCTGGATTCTCAAGAAATACATCCTTGGAGATTTTGCTTAACAGGACTCAACCATCCGTGAGGTTTTTCAAAGCAAAATCTGACTATGTGAAGGAACCTATGCCCAAGGTTGCATTGGAAGGCTTATGGAAAAGGCTGTTCCAATTAGAAATGGGTTCAGGTCAATTGATCTTTAGTCCTTATGGAGGAAGAATGAGTGAGATTTCAGAATCCAGCGTTCCATTTCCACATAGAGCTGGGAATTTATATCAAATTCAGCACTTGGCGTATTGGGATGAAGAAGGAATTAAGGAATCAAGAAGACACATAAGTTGGATCAGAAGGCTGTACAGTTTCGTGACTCCTTATGTTTCAAAAAATCCAAGATTAGCATACATCAACTACAGGGATCTTGACATTGGGGTTAACAACCTGCAGGGAAACACAAGTTACAAGCAAGCAAGCATTTGGGGTATCAAGTATTTCAAGATTAACTTTGACAAGTTGGTCCATGTCAAGACCCAAGTTGATCCTGCTAATTTCTTCAGAAACGAACAAAGCATCCCGCCACTTTCATGTGGGATCATAAATTAG